Proteins encoded together in one Streptomyces sp. NBC_01216 window:
- a CDS encoding ABC transporter permease, translating to MRATLRWAQADFRAHRGEALFVVLASAGVIASLLLAGALFGYAANPWQRVFNQSHGAHIWLHTRAGADTDALSGVDGVAALSGPYRTAATTVESRGARAGVTLRAAPVEPPQTGRPLIGAGSWLAAPDGDGANGTGSGTATGTGTGSVVLETSVARALWAEPGDTVRVTGPDGVTHQLRVSGTADAAEPRYQPGGAAGIGWVLPATLDEIARGDSGQSVGLRLEDPEDTDFIVQRAVTVLGADRVAEVTKWQQARADAGGDDRLLGAMFAVFGLGALLAAALAASGAIGARVRGQLRDIAILKAIGFTPGQVTRGFLVQHLAFAFLGVALGTTAIALLGARIPGRIGDAAALWQDLPGHTALMIGIPVGAVLLIAASTGLSAWRAGRVPPVPVARGALPSAAPMTAFGRRALGVRVPPALVLGWRAAFPRRGRTLVPVARLALPLVLITVALVAWSTLDQFRSRPAQVGLAAALTVRAERPAGVSDAELGKTLATVRDIAAVHPGVEMAALVPGQTGTITLRGLGTVRQPYPSAVVEGRAIAGADEAVAGQGLLDLLGVRVGDWVRMTVGGRPQILHLVGRTIEPESGGRVITTTLDALRERDPQLRPAYHALELREGADPRAVRDALATRAGGTLEIRETPNPADRLEPARGVIGALIAVLALIGLIELLTLIGTGVRDRGRDLLALKAIGLTPRQIGAMIVTAVGLTTLVAALAGTAVGVLSGTWLVDTQGASSGIGAGIARLPPPQALLTVIAGAVLGAVSAAALPATRAARRRLADSLSETL from the coding sequence GTGCGGGCCACCCTGCGCTGGGCGCAGGCCGATTTCCGCGCACACCGCGGCGAAGCGCTCTTCGTCGTCCTGGCCAGCGCCGGGGTCATCGCCTCGCTCCTGCTGGCCGGCGCCCTTTTCGGCTACGCAGCGAACCCCTGGCAGCGGGTCTTCAACCAGTCTCACGGCGCGCACATCTGGTTGCACACCCGCGCCGGTGCGGACACGGACGCCCTGTCGGGCGTGGACGGGGTCGCTGCGCTGTCCGGCCCCTACCGCACGGCCGCGACCACGGTCGAGTCCCGGGGCGCGCGGGCCGGGGTGACGCTCCGCGCCGCCCCGGTGGAGCCCCCGCAGACCGGACGCCCGCTCATCGGCGCCGGCAGCTGGCTCGCCGCGCCGGATGGCGATGGCGCCAACGGGACGGGCTCCGGGACGGCCACCGGCACCGGCACGGGCTCCGTCGTGCTGGAGACCTCGGTCGCACGAGCCCTCTGGGCGGAGCCCGGCGACACCGTACGCGTCACCGGGCCGGACGGCGTCACACACCAGCTGCGGGTGAGCGGGACAGCCGACGCGGCCGAACCCCGCTACCAGCCGGGCGGCGCCGCGGGCATCGGCTGGGTCCTCCCCGCCACACTCGACGAGATAGCCCGCGGAGACTCAGGACAGAGTGTGGGGCTGCGTCTGGAGGACCCGGAGGACACGGACTTCATCGTCCAGCGCGCGGTCACCGTACTCGGCGCCGACCGTGTGGCCGAGGTCACCAAGTGGCAGCAGGCACGCGCCGACGCGGGCGGCGACGACCGGCTGCTCGGCGCGATGTTCGCCGTCTTCGGCCTCGGAGCCCTGCTCGCGGCGGCCCTGGCCGCCTCCGGCGCGATCGGCGCCCGCGTCCGGGGCCAGCTGCGGGACATCGCCATCCTGAAGGCGATCGGCTTCACTCCTGGCCAGGTCACCCGCGGCTTCCTCGTACAGCACCTGGCCTTCGCGTTCCTCGGCGTGGCCCTCGGCACGACGGCGATCGCACTGCTCGGTGCCCGGATACCCGGGCGGATCGGGGATGCCGCCGCCCTGTGGCAGGACCTGCCCGGTCACACCGCCCTGATGATCGGCATCCCCGTCGGGGCGGTACTGCTGATCGCCGCCTCCACCGGGCTGTCGGCCTGGAGGGCCGGCCGGGTGCCACCGGTACCGGTGGCCCGGGGCGCGCTGCCTTCCGCCGCGCCGATGACCGCGTTCGGCAGGCGGGCACTCGGCGTACGGGTGCCTCCCGCTCTCGTCCTGGGGTGGCGCGCGGCGTTCCCCCGACGTGGCCGGACGCTCGTACCGGTGGCCCGCCTCGCGCTGCCGCTGGTCCTCATCACGGTCGCTCTGGTCGCCTGGTCGACCCTGGACCAGTTCCGCAGTCGGCCCGCGCAGGTGGGACTGGCCGCGGCACTGACCGTACGGGCCGAGCGGCCCGCCGGAGTGTCGGACGCGGAGTTGGGGAAGACCCTCGCGACGGTCCGGGACATCGCGGCCGTCCATCCGGGCGTGGAGATGGCGGCGCTCGTGCCCGGACAGACCGGAACCATCACGCTGCGCGGACTCGGCACGGTCCGGCAGCCGTACCCCTCCGCGGTGGTGGAAGGACGCGCGATCGCCGGAGCGGACGAGGCGGTGGCGGGGCAGGGACTGCTGGACCTCCTCGGCGTCCGGGTCGGCGACTGGGTGCGGATGACGGTCGGTGGACGACCGCAGATCCTGCATCTGGTCGGCCGCACCATCGAGCCCGAATCGGGCGGCCGGGTGATCACCACGACCCTGGACGCACTGCGCGAGCGCGACCCGCAGCTCCGACCCGCCTACCACGCGCTGGAACTGCGCGAGGGGGCCGACCCCCGGGCTGTGAGAGACGCCCTCGCGACGCGGGCCGGCGGAACCCTCGAGATCCGTGAAACGCCCAACCCGGCCGACCGGCTGGAACCGGCACGCGGGGTGATCGGCGCACTGATCGCCGTACTGGCCCTCATCGGGCTGATCGAACTGCTGACCTTGATCGGCACGGGAGTTCGTGACCGGGGTCGTGACCTGCTCGCCCTGAAGGCGATAGGGCTGACGCCCCGGCAGATCGGGGCGATGATCGTGACGGCCGTCGGGCTGACCACGCTCGTCGCCGCACTGGCGGGGACGGCGGTGGGCGTCCTGTCCGGGACCTGGCTCGTGGATACGCAGGGGGCATCGAGCGGGATCGGGGCGGGCATCGCGCGACTGCCTCCGCCACAGGCGCTGTTGACGGTGATTGCCGGGGCGGTGCTGGGCGCGGTATCGGCGGCGGCGCTCCCCGCGACCCGGGCGGCACGACGGAGGCTCGCGGACTCGCTCAGCGAAACACTCTGA
- the putP gene encoding sodium/proline symporter PutP: MPDLIAPVLATFIVYVMALVAVGVWAYARTRSFADFALGGRRLSAPVAALSAGASDMSGWLFLALPGAVYAAGIGAGWIAVGLAAGTYLNWLLVAPRLRTYTERAGNAVSLSAYLEERFEDRTRSLRMVSAAVTVVFFTVYVASGLVAGGLLFEQVFDVPFGLGVVLTALVIVVYACLGGFLAVSLTHVMQGILMFVALLVLPLVGVAALGGFGSLKESLDGKTPSLLDVGAEAGFVDGRWTAGGSLGAVAIVSLLAWGLGYFGQPHILARFMGIRSTRAVPAARRIGTLWVVVVLAGATLVGLVGIAQLDTPLNNPETVFIVLSETLLNPWVAGLMLVAVLAAIMSTADSQLLVSSVALTEDFYRAFLNRRASDRTLLWVGRGAVVVVIVVACVIALGGGGVLNIVAYAWAGFGAAFGPVVLLSLYWPRMTWAGAMASIVSGAATVLLWDRINPLLGPLESDIYEMVPGVLVATLAALVFGRFVGRPPQRAFWRMPGGGVSQLLLVPFLSDAPVGVAVLDTDLRYVWVNKVLGRLIPEDRRLGRQVREVLPKPEAEAFEERMRRVLRTGAPVMDHEFRSVGHRAPYRDRAYSASFFGMKDRRGRQVGVWYMIIDVTERRRAQERLALLNEASARIGSVLDVQLTAQELADNTVPALADFVAVDLLDSVISGEEPAPGPVDLGPVIRRAGQRSVRKGNPEARLAVGEVVQRAPSSPVARCLLESRTLVEDLEHSPEAWVAMDPSLGPAIRRFDLRSVMVVPVRARGVTLGAATFVRSGRRAWPFGEDDVRLAEELVSRAAVSVDNARRFTRERTAARSMQRYLLPQEVTGGSALDVASWYCPADAPTGVGGDWFDVIPLSGARVALVVGDVVGHGINSAATMGRLRTAVRTLANLDLPPDELLAHLDDLVIGLMESPGSEGATSADHESVSAAMLGATCLYAVYDPVAGMCSMARAGHLPPVIVRPDGTVEFLDLPAGPPIGLGSLPFESVELELAEGSLIGLYTDGLIQAADRDIDVGLSRLKEGLRAPRPSLRETGDNVVDALLAVPPRDDAALLLARTRLLGSDRVASWDLLSDPATVADARSVAARQLSAWGLEDLTFTTELIVSELVTNAIRHATGPIVLRLIRDRALICEVSDASNTSPRLRHARTMDEGGRGLLIVAQLARRWGTRYTKTGKIIWTEQAVPDPPV; this comes from the coding sequence ATGCCCGATCTGATCGCGCCGGTCCTGGCCACGTTCATCGTCTATGTGATGGCCCTGGTCGCGGTGGGAGTGTGGGCGTACGCTCGGACCCGAAGCTTCGCCGACTTCGCGCTGGGCGGCCGCAGGCTCAGCGCGCCGGTCGCGGCGCTCTCCGCCGGTGCGAGCGACATGTCCGGCTGGCTGTTCCTCGCCCTCCCCGGAGCCGTCTACGCGGCCGGCATCGGCGCGGGATGGATCGCCGTGGGCCTGGCGGCCGGAACTTACCTGAACTGGCTGCTCGTCGCCCCGAGACTGCGTACGTATACCGAGCGGGCCGGCAACGCTGTCAGCCTGTCGGCCTATCTGGAGGAGCGTTTCGAGGACCGCACCCGGAGCCTGCGGATGGTCTCGGCCGCCGTGACCGTCGTGTTCTTCACCGTCTACGTCGCCAGCGGTCTGGTGGCCGGAGGACTACTGTTCGAGCAGGTCTTCGATGTCCCCTTCGGACTCGGGGTGGTGCTGACTGCCCTGGTCATAGTGGTCTACGCGTGTCTCGGCGGCTTCCTCGCCGTCAGCCTGACGCACGTCATGCAGGGCATTCTGATGTTCGTCGCCCTGCTGGTGCTCCCCCTGGTCGGCGTCGCGGCGCTCGGGGGCTTCGGTTCCCTGAAGGAATCCCTCGACGGCAAGACGCCGAGCCTGCTGGACGTCGGGGCGGAGGCCGGTTTCGTCGACGGCCGGTGGACGGCGGGCGGGTCGCTCGGCGCAGTGGCGATCGTGTCGCTGCTTGCCTGGGGCCTCGGCTACTTCGGCCAGCCGCACATCCTGGCCCGCTTCATGGGCATCCGCAGTACCCGGGCGGTCCCGGCGGCCCGGCGCATCGGAACACTCTGGGTGGTGGTCGTGCTCGCCGGTGCCACCCTCGTCGGCCTTGTGGGGATCGCTCAGCTCGACACGCCTCTGAACAACCCGGAGACGGTGTTCATCGTCCTGAGCGAGACCCTGCTCAACCCCTGGGTCGCCGGGCTGATGCTGGTCGCCGTACTGGCCGCGATCATGTCGACGGCGGACAGTCAGCTGCTGGTGTCGTCCGTCGCCCTCACGGAGGACTTCTACCGCGCGTTCCTCAACCGGCGCGCGTCCGACCGGACGCTGCTGTGGGTGGGGCGCGGGGCCGTGGTGGTGGTGATCGTCGTCGCCTGCGTGATCGCGCTCGGGGGAGGCGGGGTACTGAATATCGTGGCCTACGCCTGGGCCGGTTTCGGCGCCGCGTTCGGGCCGGTCGTCTTGCTGTCGCTGTACTGGCCGCGGATGACCTGGGCGGGGGCCATGGCCTCGATCGTGTCGGGCGCGGCCACGGTGCTCCTGTGGGACAGGATCAATCCACTGCTGGGGCCGCTCGAGTCGGACATCTACGAGATGGTTCCGGGCGTGCTCGTCGCCACGCTCGCCGCCCTCGTCTTCGGCAGGTTTGTCGGCCGGCCGCCGCAACGAGCCTTCTGGCGGATGCCGGGGGGTGGGGTCAGTCAGCTGCTGCTCGTACCGTTCCTGTCCGACGCTCCGGTCGGTGTGGCGGTCCTCGACACCGACCTGCGCTACGTCTGGGTGAACAAGGTGCTGGGGCGGCTGATCCCTGAGGACCGAAGGCTGGGTCGCCAGGTGAGGGAGGTGCTGCCGAAGCCCGAGGCAGAGGCTTTCGAGGAGAGGATGCGGCGCGTCCTGCGGACCGGGGCTCCGGTGATGGACCACGAGTTCCGCTCCGTCGGTCATCGCGCGCCCTACCGGGATCGGGCGTACTCGGCCTCGTTCTTCGGCATGAAGGACCGGCGCGGCCGTCAGGTGGGTGTCTGGTACATGATCATCGACGTCACTGAGCGCCGACGGGCACAGGAGCGGCTCGCCCTGCTGAACGAGGCGAGCGCGCGCATCGGCAGCGTGCTGGATGTGCAGCTGACCGCGCAGGAACTGGCCGACAACACCGTGCCCGCTCTCGCCGACTTCGTCGCCGTCGACCTGCTGGATTCGGTGATAAGCGGCGAGGAGCCCGCTCCCGGGCCGGTCGACCTCGGTCCGGTCATCCGCCGCGCGGGGCAGAGGTCCGTCCGCAAGGGCAACCCGGAGGCGCGGCTGGCCGTGGGGGAAGTGGTCCAGCGCGCCCCGTCCTCGCCCGTCGCCCGCTGCCTTCTGGAGAGCCGGACTCTGGTGGAGGACCTGGAGCACTCACCCGAGGCATGGGTGGCCATGGATCCGTCGCTGGGCCCCGCCATCCGCCGGTTCGACCTCCGCTCGGTGATGGTGGTGCCGGTACGGGCCCGTGGCGTCACGCTGGGCGCGGCGACGTTCGTCCGGTCCGGGCGCCGCGCATGGCCCTTCGGGGAGGACGACGTACGTCTCGCGGAGGAACTCGTCTCCCGCGCCGCCGTGTCCGTCGACAACGCGCGCCGCTTCACCCGTGAGCGAACCGCTGCCCGGTCGATGCAGCGCTATCTACTGCCGCAGGAAGTGACCGGCGGATCGGCGCTGGACGTGGCGTCGTGGTATTGCCCGGCGGATGCGCCGACCGGCGTCGGCGGCGACTGGTTCGACGTGATCCCCCTGTCCGGAGCACGGGTGGCGTTGGTCGTCGGGGACGTGGTCGGGCACGGCATCAACTCCGCGGCGACGATGGGGCGCCTCCGCACGGCGGTGCGCACGCTCGCCAATCTGGACCTTCCCCCTGACGAACTGTTGGCCCACCTGGACGACCTGGTCATCGGCCTCATGGAGTCGCCCGGCAGCGAAGGGGCGACGTCGGCCGATCACGAGAGCGTGAGCGCCGCGATGCTGGGTGCCACCTGCCTGTACGCCGTGTACGACCCGGTCGCCGGGATGTGCAGCATGGCCAGGGCCGGTCACCTCCCGCCAGTGATCGTCCGCCCCGACGGCACCGTCGAGTTCCTGGACCTGCCCGCCGGACCGCCGATCGGCCTCGGCTCCCTGCCTTTCGAGTCCGTGGAACTGGAACTGGCCGAGGGCAGCCTGATCGGGCTCTACACCGACGGCCTTATCCAGGCCGCGGACCGGGACATCGACGTCGGCCTCTCCCGGCTGAAGGAAGGGCTCAGGGCGCCCCGCCCGTCGCTGCGGGAGACTGGCGACAACGTCGTTGACGCGCTGCTGGCTGTCCCGCCGCGTGACGACGCCGCCCTGCTCCTCGCCCGGACCCGCCTGCTGGGATCCGACCGGGTCGCGTCCTGGGACCTCCTCTCGGACCCCGCCACCGTCGCGGACGCCCGTAGCGTCGCCGCGCGGCAACTGTCGGCATGGGGCCTGGAAGACCTGACCTTCACCACGGAGCTGATCGTCAGCGAGCTGGTCACCAACGCCATCCGTCACGCCACCGGCCCGATCGTCCTGCGGCTGATCCGGGACCGCGCCCTGATCTGCGAGGTGTCCGACGCCAGCAACACCTCGCCCCGCCTGCGCCATGCCCGGACCATGGACGAGGGAGGGCGGGGTCTGCTGATCGTCGCACAGCTCGCCCGGCGCTGGGGCACGCGCTATACCAAGACGGGAAAGATCATCTGGACCGAGCAGGCAGTCCCCGACCCGCCGGTGTGA
- a CDS encoding MDR family MFS transporter gives MFGPRADGPRGRTPAAATEHPLPPRFPLLLAALLLTSAMSMLDQSIVATAGPRITAELGALDLYSWTFTAYMLSFSVAMPIYGKLGDLFGRRTVYLTAIAIFLAGSIACGAADSMSQLIVFRALQGLGGGGLQVSAFSVLGDLMPPRQRAKYQGWFAGVMVLANLAGPLVGGVLTDQLGWRWIFYVNIPLGLAALMGIRALLPADDRAAARPRLDHLGIVLLTLLIAALVLSTDLAGRSGWSDPLVIGFGVAAVLLAMAWVLRERSAPEPVVPLGLFADRTFTICVAVAFAVSFAFFGCVNFVPLYLHTVDGVSASRTGLLFLPAMIGLAVATVVAGQVIGKTGRYKWFPVASTALAAVAAGALSLDPVGTGPTTVALLLALMGIGVGLSSQVTTLVAQSTAPREHIGVSTSTVGLARNLGTAFGATVFGSILNTRLAAEAARLLPADTARSVTEGDWDPAKVDSFPPETVDAVAQAYGDALGTVFASAVPVLVVGLVLALLLKDTRLEARGPGGPRPGPETDPDTKAAERA, from the coding sequence ATGTTCGGACCCCGCGCGGACGGCCCCCGGGGGCGGACTCCCGCCGCCGCGACCGAGCACCCCCTGCCACCACGCTTCCCCCTGCTCCTCGCCGCGCTTCTGCTGACCAGCGCGATGTCGATGCTCGACCAGTCGATCGTCGCGACCGCGGGCCCCCGGATCACCGCCGAGCTGGGCGCCCTCGACCTGTACAGCTGGACCTTCACCGCGTACATGCTCAGCTTCAGCGTCGCCATGCCGATTTACGGCAAACTCGGCGACCTTTTCGGTCGCCGGACGGTCTACCTCACCGCGATCGCCATCTTCCTGGCGGGCTCGATCGCGTGCGGTGCGGCCGACTCGATGAGCCAGCTGATCGTCTTCCGGGCGCTCCAGGGCCTCGGCGGCGGCGGACTCCAGGTCAGCGCCTTCTCGGTCCTCGGCGACCTCATGCCGCCCCGGCAACGAGCCAAGTACCAGGGATGGTTCGCGGGGGTGATGGTGCTGGCCAACCTGGCCGGACCGCTGGTCGGCGGGGTGCTCACCGACCAGCTCGGCTGGCGGTGGATCTTCTACGTCAACATCCCGCTCGGCCTGGCAGCCCTCATGGGAATCCGCGCGCTTCTGCCCGCCGACGACCGCGCGGCGGCCCGGCCGCGCCTGGACCACCTCGGCATCGTACTGCTCACGTTGCTCATCGCCGCCCTGGTCCTGTCGACCGACCTCGCCGGCCGCAGCGGCTGGAGCGACCCCCTGGTGATCGGGTTCGGCGTGGCGGCCGTGCTGCTGGCCATGGCGTGGGTACTGCGCGAGCGGTCCGCGCCCGAGCCCGTCGTGCCGCTGGGCCTGTTCGCCGACCGCACCTTCACCATCTGCGTGGCGGTGGCGTTCGCGGTGAGCTTCGCCTTCTTCGGCTGCGTCAACTTCGTTCCGCTGTACCTGCACACGGTGGACGGCGTGAGCGCCTCGCGGACCGGACTGCTCTTCCTGCCCGCGATGATCGGCCTGGCCGTGGCGACCGTGGTGGCCGGCCAGGTCATCGGCAAGACCGGCCGCTACAAGTGGTTCCCGGTGGCGAGCACGGCACTGGCCGCGGTCGCCGCGGGCGCCCTGTCACTCGACCCGGTCGGCACCGGCCCCACCACGGTGGCGCTGCTGCTGGCCCTCATGGGCATCGGGGTCGGCCTCTCCTCCCAGGTCACGACACTGGTCGCGCAGAGCACCGCCCCTCGCGAGCACATCGGCGTCAGCACCTCCACGGTCGGCCTGGCCCGCAACCTCGGCACCGCCTTCGGCGCGACGGTCTTCGGCTCGATCCTCAACACCCGGCTCGCCGCAGAGGCCGCCCGACTGCTGCCCGCGGACACGGCGCGGAGCGTGACCGAGGGCGACTGGGACCCGGCGAAGGTCGACTCCTTCCCACCCGAGACGGTCGACGCGGTCGCCCAGGCGTACGGCGACGCCCTGGGTACGGTCTTCGCCTCGGCGGTCCCGGTGCTCGTGGTCGGGCTGGTCCTGGCCCTGCTACTGAAGGACACCCGGCTGGAGGCCCGCGGGCCGGGCGGACCCAGGCCCGGCCCCGAAACCGACCCGGACACGAAGGCGGCGGAGCGCGCCTGA
- a CDS encoding AfsR/SARP family transcriptional regulator has protein sequence MGGTVLQIGLLGTLQVVHDGVNVTPSAPKVRQVLALLALRANSTVPLHQLVEELWEERPPSSAATTLQTYIYQLRKLPGLSLETTPGGYRLALPPGCLDSLRFTKLAALGRKAMEEGAVGEAADLLHQALDVWRGPALSDLTPGPVVGIDALRLAEQRYEVLEERLDADLLLGRHHRLISELTALAADNPTREGLHAKLMLSLYRAGRRPDALEAFQRIRRVLIRELGLEPCSELQWLHQQVLAGDRGLDLPTGRVAAQASPAGRSPVPLPADTPLIGREADLARVGRMLAEPAVQGPRCVCVAGEPGVGTTAFTVALAHRLADTFPDGRFYVSFGDPAASRPVEEVLADLLEAVGHARATLPADRAERAALFRGWTAGRRVLLVVDDVAAAHQVTDLLPEGTGSAVLVAGYRRLYGGQFGAPVDLAPIGPEQSLELFLGALDRDRLLGEGSSRALLDLFGGLPGPMAEAVGLLELRPHWSVRQLVDWMSRDRPAAPAHERPHPFHHVRRRCGGLALRGSDALAKLAGEGEEVVTVERAARILGLGPDATEELLEELVEFFLLQVDPVRDDSSERFFQYRMPPLLRMALRTAPVGVLV, from the coding sequence ATGGGAGGGACAGTGCTGCAGATCGGGTTGCTGGGCACCCTGCAAGTCGTGCACGACGGCGTGAATGTCACGCCCTCCGCTCCAAAGGTTCGTCAGGTACTCGCGCTGCTCGCACTGCGGGCCAACAGCACCGTTCCACTGCATCAGCTGGTCGAGGAGCTCTGGGAGGAACGACCGCCTTCCAGTGCGGCCACCACGCTGCAGACCTACATCTACCAACTGCGCAAGCTGCCCGGCCTCAGTCTGGAGACGACGCCCGGCGGCTACCGCCTCGCGCTGCCCCCGGGATGCCTGGACAGCCTGCGTTTCACCAAGCTCGCCGCGCTCGGTCGCAAGGCCATGGAGGAAGGAGCCGTCGGCGAGGCCGCCGACCTGCTGCACCAGGCGCTCGACGTCTGGCGGGGCCCTGCCCTCAGTGACCTGACCCCCGGGCCGGTCGTGGGCATCGACGCGCTGCGCCTCGCGGAGCAGCGGTACGAGGTTCTGGAAGAACGCCTGGACGCCGATCTGCTGCTCGGCCGACACCACCGCCTGATCAGCGAACTGACCGCCCTGGCGGCGGACAACCCCACCCGGGAGGGCCTGCACGCCAAGCTGATGCTCTCGCTCTACCGGGCCGGCCGGCGGCCGGACGCCCTGGAGGCGTTCCAGCGCATCCGCCGGGTCCTCATCCGGGAACTGGGCCTGGAGCCCTGTTCCGAACTCCAGTGGCTGCACCAGCAGGTGCTCGCCGGTGACCGTGGCCTGGACCTGCCCACCGGGCGGGTCGCCGCGCAGGCTTCGCCGGCCGGTCGCTCGCCGGTGCCGCTTCCCGCGGACACGCCGCTGATCGGCCGCGAGGCCGACCTCGCCCGCGTGGGGCGGATGCTGGCGGAGCCCGCCGTCCAGGGCCCGAGGTGCGTCTGTGTGGCCGGCGAGCCCGGCGTGGGCACCACCGCCTTCACTGTCGCCCTCGCGCACCGGCTCGCCGACACCTTCCCCGACGGCCGGTTCTACGTCTCGTTCGGCGACCCCGCCGCCTCACGCCCGGTCGAGGAGGTGCTCGCGGACCTGTTAGAGGCGGTCGGGCACGCGCGGGCCACGCTGCCGGCCGACCGCGCTGAGCGGGCCGCGCTGTTCCGCGGCTGGACCGCGGGCCGACGGGTCCTCCTGGTCGTCGACGATGTGGCGGCGGCACACCAAGTGACCGACCTGCTCCCGGAGGGCACCGGTTCGGCCGTCCTGGTGGCCGGCTACCGACGCCTGTACGGCGGCCAGTTCGGAGCTCCGGTCGACCTGGCCCCGATCGGGCCCGAGCAGTCGCTGGAGCTGTTCCTCGGGGCCCTCGACCGGGACCGGCTGCTCGGCGAGGGGTCCTCGCGCGCCCTGCTCGACCTGTTCGGCGGCCTGCCGGGACCGATGGCCGAGGCGGTGGGACTGCTCGAACTGCGCCCGCACTGGTCGGTGCGGCAGCTCGTCGACTGGATGAGCCGCGACCGGCCGGCCGCACCCGCCCACGAGCGCCCGCACCCCTTCCACCACGTGCGCCGCCGCTGCGGCGGACTCGCCCTGCGGGGCAGCGACGCCCTCGCCAAGCTGGCCGGTGAGGGCGAGGAGGTGGTGACGGTGGAGCGGGCGGCCCGGATCCTCGGTCTCGGCCCGGACGCCACCGAGGAACTCCTGGAGGAGCTGGTCGAGTTCTTCCTGCTGCAGGTGGACCCGGTGCGCGACGACTCCTCCGAGCGCTTCTTCCAGTACCGGATGCCGCCGTTGCTGCGCATGGCGCTCCGCACGGCGCCGGTGGGGGTGCTGGTCTGA